A stretch of the Ptiloglossa arizonensis isolate GNS036 chromosome 1, iyPtiAriz1_principal, whole genome shotgun sequence genome encodes the following:
- the Bc10 gene encoding BLCAP apoptosis inducing factor bc10 has product MYCLQWLIPVLLIPKPVNPTLLQTHVMFMALYLIGFFLERKPCTICSVVFLAAVFLICYNGIGNCLLWSTNCDTVRCNNS; this is encoded by the coding sequence ATGTATTGCCTACAGTGGTTGATTCCAGTGCTGCTGATACCAAAGCCAGTAAATCCAACATTACTACAAACACATGTCATGTTCATGGCACTTTATCTAATCGGATTCTTCCTAGAACGAAAACCATGCACCATCTGTAGTGTAGTATTTCTTGCCGCAGTTTTCCTAAtttgttacaacggtattggtaatTGCCTCCTTTGGAGTACAAATTGTGATACAGTGAGATGCAACAATAGTTAA
- the LOC143144055 gene encoding DNA repair and recombination protein RAD54B: MYRNNQIKGFKSVLKCQQSTSSKSKENFKDIDKSSENSDQNSHRSTKRILNLFNKPAQNCTEEIHERNDSIKMDENNALDKESTSSMINSNRIVFNVVMGKKSTRKHKKWEDDGTLEVTGKHAILKDSEGNVIQRAVVNPETLVEGFRMYIVNKEIEIVDRAISSQLLSSESLKELMPEPPRKKLKTSISNPCLPFESLKKGLKLTNNPLVMPSLNSLNNWIRNDMLEKEEEVSVDACLVNVLRPHQRYGIVFLYECIMGLKVSNYSGAILADEMGLGKTLQCITIIWTLLKKGPYGKPVLKYVLIITPSSLCNNWNKEFGHWLGSHRIFPYVVNAKNKLKNFKKQSKNSVMIISYDMLIRYQDDLEQIAFDLIVCDEGHRLKNNDIKAAKILSNMNCKKRILLSGTPIQNDLQEFFALIDFVNPGILGSSYEFKNYYENPIVASQCPHAPNSVVILGTERASELNEKTKYFVLRRTQDTINKYLPSKHELIVFCRLSDEQEHLYSQVTDAWFNKTVLPNNSIPHLTVITILKKICNHPDLFYNEKNDFTNVNKIFYAKDCKSTSRNTYCGKISVVQTFIRNLKETDEKLVLISYYTQTLNLLETICTTENVQFLRLDGSTPSSSRSKIIEQFNSKNDNSKIFLLSAKAGGVGLNLPGASRLILFDSDWNPASDSQAMARIWRDGQKRDVYIYRLLTTGTIEEKIFQRQVSKAGLTETVVDLNYFASLKLSMNELKDLFTLTIDTNCLTHDLIKCSCNGYKGVHKKLEKSDDENGREHQFFLENETQQQSLTINQLSDWEHYQKPIADKLMQEIMLSEISNNITFLFKNSILNKTA, from the exons ATGTATCGAAACAACCAAATAAAAGGTTTCAAATCTGTTTTAAAATGCCAGCAATCGACGAGCAGCAAGTCCAAGGAGAATTTTAAAGATATTGATAAATCCTCAGAAAATTCAGATCAAAATTCTCATAGAAGTACTAAGAGaattcttaatttatttaacaaacCAGCTCAAAATTGTACTGAAGAAATACATGAAAGAAATGATTCGATTAAAATGGATGAAAACAATGCGCTTGATAAAGAAAGTACATCTTCCATGATTAATAGTAATAGAAT cGTTTTTAATGTAGTAATGGGTAAAAAATCTACAAGAAAACATAAAAAGTGGGAAGATGATGGGACTTTGGAAGTTACAGGAAAACATGCAATTCTAaag GATTCAGAAGGTAATGTTATTCAGAGGGCAGTGGTTAATCCAGAAACTCTTGTGGAAGGATTTAGAatgtatattgttaataaagaaatcgag atTGTTGATAGAGCAATATCTAGTCAATTATTGTCAAGTGAATCACTCAAAGAATTAATGCCAGAACCACCTCGAAAAAAGCTGAAAACTTCAATTTCCAATCCATGTCTTCCTTTTGAGTCTTTAAAAAAAG GGCTCAAATTAACAAACAATCCTCTGGTAATGCCTTCTTTGAATAGCTTGAACAATTGGATAAGAAATGATATGCtagaaaaagaggaagaagtATCTGTAGATGCTTGTCTAGTAAATGTACTTAGACCACATCAACGTTAtggtattgtatttttatatgAATGTATCATGGGTTTGAAAGTATCTAATTACTCTGGTGCAATTTTGGCTGATGAAATGGGTCTTGGTAAAACACTACAATGCATTACAATTATTTGGACACTATTGAAAAAGGGACCATATGGAAAGCCAGTATTGAAATATGTATTAATAATAACTCCCAGTAGTCTCTGTAATAATTGGAATAAAGAATTTGGACATTGGTTGGGTTCTCATAGAATATTTCCATATGTTGTAAATGCTAAAAAtaagttgaaaaatttcaaaaaacaatCAAAAAATTCAGTAATGATTATTAGTTATGATATGCTTATAAGATATCAAGATGATCTGGAGCAAATAGCTTTTGACTTAATTGTATGTGATGAAGgtcatcgattaaaaaataatgatatAAAAGCAGCAAAG ATATTAAGCAACATGAAttgtaaaaaaagaattctCTTAAGTGGAACTCCTATACAAAATGATTtacaagaattttttgccttaattGACTTTGTAAATCCTGGTATATTGGGTAGTAgctacgaatttaaaaattattatgaaAATCCTATTGTAGCATCACAATGTCCTCATGCACCCAACAGTGTTGTAATTCTGGGAACAGAAAGAGCTAGTGAACTGAATGAAAAAACTAAATATTTTGTCTTACGACGCACACAAGAcacaattaataaatatttaccatcTAAGCATGAGCTAATCGTATTTTGCCGCTTGTCAGACGAACAAGAACATTTGTATTCACAGGTTACAGATGCTTGGTTTAATAAAACTGTACTACCAAATAACAGTATTCCACATCTAACAGTAATAACAATTCTCAAAAAGATCTGTAATCATCCTGACTTATTTTATAATGAAAAGAATGATTTTAcgaatgtaaacaaaattttctatgCTAAGGATTGTAAAAGTACTTCAAGAAATAcatattgcggaaaaatttcagttgtacAGACGTTTATAAGAAATTTAAAAGAGACAGATGAAAaattagtattaatttcatacTATACACAAACGCTCAATTTATTAGAAACTATTTGTACCacagaaaatgtacaatttctcAGATTAGATGGTTCTACACCAAGTAGCTCAAGATCCAAAATCATTGAACAATTCAATTCAAAAAATGATAACAGTA AGATATTTTTATTAAGTGCAAAAGCTGGTGGAGTTGGATTGAATCTGCCTGGTGCATCTAGACTTATATTGTTTGATTCAGACTGGAATCCAGCATCTGATTCTCAAGCTATGGCAAGAATCTGGAGAGATGGTCAAAAAAGAGATGTGTATATATATCG ATTACTAACAACAGGTACTATTGAAGAAAAGATCTTTCAGAGACAAGTTAGTAAAGCAGGTTTAACCGAAACTGTAGTAGATCTAAATTACTTTGCTTCTCTAAAATTGTCCATGAATGAATTAAAG GACTTGTTTACATTAACAATAGATACGAATTGTTTAACACAcgatttaattaaatgttcttGCAATGGTTACAAAGGAGTacataaaaaattagaaaaatcggACGACGAAAACGGACGAGAACATCAAttctttttggaaaatgaaacacaGCAACAAAGTTTAACAATAAATCAACTTTCAGACTGGGAACACTATCAAAAACCAATTGCAGATAAACTAATGCAA gAAATTATGTTATCAGAAATATCTAATAACATAACattcttatttaaaaattccattttaaataaaacagcttga
- the LOC143144062 gene encoding enoyl-CoA delta isomerase 3, peroxisomal isoform X1 produces the protein METKNSSNILYFMENGIQKIVLNRPEKKNAIDVSMYAKLSQILHESIQDNNIHMVVLTGIGDYFSSGNDFVSLTMDSIKDSVDIESKVSIYKNFVDILITYPKLLVAIVNGSAIGIAVTMLPLFDMVYASHNASFHTPFTSLGLVAEGCSTYTFPKIFGHSKAGDMLYLGYKMNAIEAKHYGLISEVYEQKDLDNVWTYLKTVSMLSIESVLATKRLVKRWNEKILLDVNTQESVEIVKCVQSSDFIERFTNMKFHKSKI, from the exons ATGGAAACTAAAAATTCatctaatattttatattttatggaAAATGGAATTCAAAAAATCGTGTTAAATCgaccagaaaaaaaaaatgctattGATGTATCT atGTATGCAAAATTGTCACAAATCTTACATGAATCTATTCAGGATAATAACATACACATGGTAGTTTTAACGGGTATTGGAGACTATTTTAGTAGTGGAAATGATTTTGTTTCTTTAACAATGGATTCAATCAAAGATTCTGTAGATATTGAAAGTAAAGTGTCTATTTACAA aaattttgtggacatTTTAATTACCTATCCTAAGCTTTTAGTAGCTATTGTAAATGGTTCTGCAATTGGAATTGCAGTAACAATGCTGCCATTATTTGATATGGTATATGCATCACATAAT GCTTCTTTCCACACACCATTTACTAGTTTGGGTCTTGTTGCAGAAGGATGTTCTACATATACATTTCCTAAAATATTTGGACATTCCAAG GCTGGCGATATGTTATATTTAGGCTACAAAATGAATGCTATTGAAGCTAAACACTATGGTTTAATTAGTGAAGTATATGAACAGAAAGACTTAGACAATGTTTGGACATATTTAAAAACAGTGTCTATGCTTTCGATAGAG TCTGTATTGGCAACCAAGCGTTTAGTTAAGAGATggaatgaaaaaattttattggaTGTTAATACACAAGAATCTGTTGAAATTGTAAAATGTGTCCAATCTTCTGATTTTATAGAGAGATTTACAAATATGAAATTCCATAAaagcaaaatttaa
- the LOC143144062 gene encoding enoyl-CoA delta isomerase 3, peroxisomal isoform X2 gives METKNSSNILYFMENGIQKIVLNRPEKKNAIDVSMYAKLSQILHESIQDNNIHMVVLTGIGDYFSSGNDFVSLTMDSIKDSVDIESKVSIYKNFVDILITYPKLLVAIVNGSAIGIAVTMLPLFDMASFHTPFTSLGLVAEGCSTYTFPKIFGHSKAGDMLYLGYKMNAIEAKHYGLISEVYEQKDLDNVWTYLKTVSMLSIESVLATKRLVKRWNEKILLDVNTQESVEIVKCVQSSDFIERFTNMKFHKSKI, from the exons ATGGAAACTAAAAATTCatctaatattttatattttatggaAAATGGAATTCAAAAAATCGTGTTAAATCgaccagaaaaaaaaaatgctattGATGTATCT atGTATGCAAAATTGTCACAAATCTTACATGAATCTATTCAGGATAATAACATACACATGGTAGTTTTAACGGGTATTGGAGACTATTTTAGTAGTGGAAATGATTTTGTTTCTTTAACAATGGATTCAATCAAAGATTCTGTAGATATTGAAAGTAAAGTGTCTATTTACAA aaattttgtggacatTTTAATTACCTATCCTAAGCTTTTAGTAGCTATTGTAAATGGTTCTGCAATTGGAATTGCAGTAACAATGCTGCCATTATTTGATATG GCTTCTTTCCACACACCATTTACTAGTTTGGGTCTTGTTGCAGAAGGATGTTCTACATATACATTTCCTAAAATATTTGGACATTCCAAG GCTGGCGATATGTTATATTTAGGCTACAAAATGAATGCTATTGAAGCTAAACACTATGGTTTAATTAGTGAAGTATATGAACAGAAAGACTTAGACAATGTTTGGACATATTTAAAAACAGTGTCTATGCTTTCGATAGAG TCTGTATTGGCAACCAAGCGTTTAGTTAAGAGATggaatgaaaaaattttattggaTGTTAATACACAAGAATCTGTTGAAATTGTAAAATGTGTCCAATCTTCTGATTTTATAGAGAGATTTACAAATATGAAATTCCATAAaagcaaaatttaa